Proteins encoded by one window of Channa argus isolate prfri chromosome 1, Channa argus male v1.0, whole genome shotgun sequence:
- the col21a1 gene encoding collagen alpha-1(XXI) chain isoform X1, producing MALPTMDHKATSIFCSLRCLCLMLLCLLSTAQDDEIRSCRTAPCDLVFILDGSWSVTDVNFEIVKGWLINMTISFNIGQRFTQVGVVQYSDNPVLEIPLGKYSSTKNLIKAMESIDYMGGNTRTGTAIQFATEKLFGLSERGPLGISRIAVVLTDGKSQDEVVKVAEAARKKGVIVFAIGVGSNTEEGELRDIANKPSSTYVFSVEDYNGISRILQVIRQKVCEETVCPARIAIDSREEKGFDLLLHLNLAKKVKKTQGPFYSTRAYEVTSRVDLSEATRTLFPDGLPPSYVFVATLRYKGSVVKEDWDLWRIQTRDGTPQMAVTLSGLDRTVMFTTTSESPAGTQTVTFSQQTARLFDEAWHQLRLLVTEEDVTLYVDDLEVETLPLEPPVGIFINGKTQVGKYVKKETTVPFEIQKLRIYCDPEQNNRETACEIPGVCSNSPDYAEPTPEPCVCPPGPPGLPGIKGEQGSAGKPGQLGPAGADGKPGLPGIRGTPGLPGPPGVQGPRGTDGYKGEQGRPGVLGERGMPGLRGPPGQPGVKGSVGSPGVLGLPGKPGQQGGKGSIGPPGPSGYPGKPGPPGRDGKDGFPGEPGQKGEAGPSGIPGVDGREGHPGLPGLPGIAGMDGQKGEAGFPGLKGFKGSTGPPGEMGLPGAPGLKGPIGPKGSKGDSGSPGIQGTPGPAGSAGEPGIAGEPGHPGMPGLEGSKGQTGNPGERGEMGLKGEKGENGQPGNHGSSGPMGLKGEKGTAGDPGQRGQEGQVGRPGQPGQQGPPGPRGMQGDTGPPGPPGPERRSASEMSDSHIRQICREMIQSELPLLLLSNQQSSCTRCQSRPGSPGLPGPTGPQGLRGLPGFIGSRGQPGHPGRPGYPGLNGLKGDPGFKGEKGSPGRTTTGDQGPPGPPGPMGPQGYSKPGPPGKPGLNGAEGQSGSPGIPGQPGVCDPSMCYGSMMRRDPYSKGPNY from the exons ATGGCACTGCCGACAATGGATCACAAAGCCACATCAATATTCTGCAGCCTACGATGCCTGTGCCTCATGCTTCTCTGTTTGCTTAGTACAGCTCAAGACGATGAAATAAGAA GTTGTAGGACTGCACCATGTGATTTGGTCTTTATACTAGATGGCTCATGGAGTGTTACCGATGTCAATTTTGAAATAGTGAAGGGATGGCTTATCAACATGACAATAAGCTTCAACATTGGACAGAGGTTCACCCAAGTTGGAGTTGTTCAGTACAGCGATAACCCTGTTTTAGAAATACCTCTGGGGAAGTACTCCTCTACTAAAAACCTCATCAAAGCAATGGAGTCCATTGATTACATGGGGGGAAACACAAGGACAGGCACAGCTATCCAATTTGCTACCGAAAAACTTTTTGGCCTGTCTGAGCGTGGACCCCTTGGCATTTCTAGAATTGCTGTTGTCCTCACAGATGGGAAGTCTCAGGATGAGGTTGTGAAAGTAGCAGAAGCAGCAAGGAAAAAAGGAGTAATTGTGTTCGCAATTGGTGTTGGGTCAAACACAGAAGAAGGCGAGTTGAGGGACATTGCAAACAAGCCGTCTTCAACGTATGTTTTCTCTGTGGAGGACTACAATGGTATTTCCAGGATCTTGCAGGTCATACGGCAGAAAGTGTGTGAAG AGACTGTTTGTCCAGCAAGAATTGCTATTGATTCCCGTGAAGAGAAGGGTTTTGATTTgttattgcatttaaatttgGCCAAAAAAGTAAAGAAGACACAAGGGCCATTTTACAGCACAAGAGCCTATGAAGTGACGTCCCGTGTTGATTTGAGTGAAGCTACACG AACGCTTTTTCCTGATGGCCTGCCTCCATCGTATGTTTTCGTGGCCACACTGAGATATAAAGGTTCAGTAGTAAAAGAGGACTGGGACCTGTGGAGAATCCAGACTCGTGATGGGACACCTCAGATGGCGGTGACTCTAAGTGGGCTGGACCGCACTGTCATGTTCACCACAACCAGTGAATCACCAGCTGGAACTCAAACGGTtacattttcacagcagacGGCACGG ctgttTGATGAGGCATGGCACCAGCTGCGTCTGCTGGTCACTGAGGAGGATGTTACTCTGTATGTTGATGACCTGGAGGTAGAAACTCTACCCCTGGAGCCCCCTGTCGGCATTTTCATCAATGGAAAAACTCAAGTTggaaaatatgtgaaaaaggaaacaacagTACCA tTTGAAATTCAGAAACTTCGAATCTACTGTGACCCTGAGCAGAATAACCGAGAGACTGCATGTGAAATACCTGGAGTT TGCTCCAACAGTCCCGATTATGCTGAACCAACCCCAGAACCTTGTGTATGCCCTCCAGGTCCACCTGGACTTCCGGGAATAAAG GGGGAACAAGGAAGCGCTGGCAAACCTGGTCAGCTTGGACCTGCTGGTGCTGATGGTAAGCCT GGTCTCCCCGGCATTAGAGGGACTCCAGGGCTGCCAGGCCCACCAGGAGTACAG GGACCACGTGGGACAGACGGGTACAAAGGAGAGCAAGGGAGACCTGGTGTTTTG GGTGAGAGGGGCATGCCTGGATTACGAGGTCCACCTGGACAACCGGGAGTGAAG GGCTCAGTAGGATCTCCAGGAGTTTTAGGGTTACCAGGAAAACCTGGCCAACAG GGAGGAAAAGGAAGTATCGGACCTCCTGGGCCATCTGGTTATCCAGGAAAACCT GGCCCACCTggtagagatggaaaggatggaTTTCCAGGGGAACCTGGTcaaaag GGTGAAGCTGGACCCAGTGGTATTCCCGGGGTTGATGGAAGAGAAGGCCATCCt GGTTTACCTGGATTGCCAGGAATTGCAGGCATGGATGGACAAAAG GGGGAAGCTGGTTTTCCTGGGCTGAAGGGCTTCAAAGGATCCACTGGGCCACCT GGTGAGATGGGTTTACCTGGTGCACCTGGATTGAAAGGACCAATAGGACCCAAG GGCAGTAAGGGCGACAGTGGAAGTCCAGGTATACAAGGAACGCCAGGGCCTGCG ggCAGTGCAGGGGAACCAGGAATAGCAGGTGAGCCAGGGCACCCAGGCATGCCAGGCCTCGAAGGCAGCAAG GGACAAACAGGGAATCCAGGTGAACGAGGAGAAATG GGCTTGAAAGGTGAAAAGGGAGAGAATGGCCAGCCTGGGAATCAC GGGTCCAGTGGTCCAATGGGACTGAAAGGAGAG AAAGGGACAGCTGGGGATCCAGGGCAGAGAGGTCAAGAAGGTCAAGTGGGACGGCCGGGACAGCCGGGGCAGCAAGGTCCACCTGGTCCTCGAGGGATGCAGGGGGACACTGGTCCTCCGGGCCCACCTGGTCCTGAAAGAAGATCT GCAAGTGAAATGTCAGACAGTCATATTCGACAAATTTGCAGAGAGATGATTCAGT CTGAGCTGCCTCTGTTGTTGCTGAGCAACCAACAAAGTAGCTGCACCAGATGTCAAAGCCGGCCTGGATCTCCTGGTCTCCCAGGTCCAACCGGGCCCCAGGGACTCAGGGGTCTTCCTGGGTTTATTGGCTCCAGGGGACAACCAGGGCACCCCGGCCGGCCAGGGTACCCTGGTCTTAACGGGCTCAAAG GAGATCCAGGTTTTAAGGGTGAGAAGGGCAGCCCTGGTCGAACCACGACTGGAGACCAAGGGCCTCCTGGACCTCCAG GTCCAATGGGCCCCCAGGGTTATAGTAAACCAGGTCCTCCAGGTAAGCCTGGTCTAAATGGAGCAGAGGGTCAAAGTGGTAGTCCCGGCATCCCTGGCCAACCTGGGGTGTGTGATCCATCCATGTGCTATGGTAGCATGATGAGGCGGGATCCTTACAGCAAAGGGCCAAACTATTGA
- the col21a1 gene encoding collagen alpha-1(XXI) chain isoform X2 has protein sequence MALPTMDHKATSIFCSLRCLCLMLLCLLSTAQDDEIRSCRTAPCDLVFILDGSWSVTDVNFEIVKGWLINMTISFNIGQRFTQVGVVQYSDNPVLEIPLGKYSSTKNLIKAMESIDYMGGNTRTGTAIQFATEKLFGLSERGPLGISRIAVVLTDGKSQDEVVKVAEAARKKGVIVFAIGVGSNTEEGELRDIANKPSSTYVFSVEDYNGISRILQVIRQKVCEETVCPARIAIDSREEKGFDLLLHLNLAKKVKKTQGPFYSTRAYEVTSRVDLSEATRTLFPDGLPPSYVFVATLRYKGSVVKEDWDLWRIQTRDGTPQMAVTLSGLDRTVMFTTTSESPAGTQTVTFSQQTARLFDEAWHQLRLLVTEEDVTLYVDDLEVETLPLEPPVGIFINGKTQVGKYVKKETTVPFEIQKLRIYCDPEQNNRETACEIPGVCSNSPDYAEPTPEPCVCPPGPPGLPGIKGEQGSAGKPGQLGPAGADGKPGLPGIRGTPGLPGPPGVQGPRGTDGYKGEQGRPGVLGERGMPGLRGPPGQPGVKGSVGSPGVLGLPGKPGQQGGKGSIGPPGPSGYPGKPGPPGRDGKDGFPGEPGQKGEAGPSGIPGVDGREGHPGLPGLPGIAGMDGQKGEAGFPGLKGFKGSTGPPGEMGLPGAPGLKGPIGPKGSKGDSGSPGIQGTPGPAGSAGEPGIAGEPGHPGMPGLEGSKGQTGNPGERGEMGLKGEKGENGQPGNHGSSGPMGLKGEGQLGIQGREVKKVKWDGRDSRGSKVHLVLEGCRGTLVLRAHLVLKEDLQVKCQTVIFDKFAER, from the exons ATGGCACTGCCGACAATGGATCACAAAGCCACATCAATATTCTGCAGCCTACGATGCCTGTGCCTCATGCTTCTCTGTTTGCTTAGTACAGCTCAAGACGATGAAATAAGAA GTTGTAGGACTGCACCATGTGATTTGGTCTTTATACTAGATGGCTCATGGAGTGTTACCGATGTCAATTTTGAAATAGTGAAGGGATGGCTTATCAACATGACAATAAGCTTCAACATTGGACAGAGGTTCACCCAAGTTGGAGTTGTTCAGTACAGCGATAACCCTGTTTTAGAAATACCTCTGGGGAAGTACTCCTCTACTAAAAACCTCATCAAAGCAATGGAGTCCATTGATTACATGGGGGGAAACACAAGGACAGGCACAGCTATCCAATTTGCTACCGAAAAACTTTTTGGCCTGTCTGAGCGTGGACCCCTTGGCATTTCTAGAATTGCTGTTGTCCTCACAGATGGGAAGTCTCAGGATGAGGTTGTGAAAGTAGCAGAAGCAGCAAGGAAAAAAGGAGTAATTGTGTTCGCAATTGGTGTTGGGTCAAACACAGAAGAAGGCGAGTTGAGGGACATTGCAAACAAGCCGTCTTCAACGTATGTTTTCTCTGTGGAGGACTACAATGGTATTTCCAGGATCTTGCAGGTCATACGGCAGAAAGTGTGTGAAG AGACTGTTTGTCCAGCAAGAATTGCTATTGATTCCCGTGAAGAGAAGGGTTTTGATTTgttattgcatttaaatttgGCCAAAAAAGTAAAGAAGACACAAGGGCCATTTTACAGCACAAGAGCCTATGAAGTGACGTCCCGTGTTGATTTGAGTGAAGCTACACG AACGCTTTTTCCTGATGGCCTGCCTCCATCGTATGTTTTCGTGGCCACACTGAGATATAAAGGTTCAGTAGTAAAAGAGGACTGGGACCTGTGGAGAATCCAGACTCGTGATGGGACACCTCAGATGGCGGTGACTCTAAGTGGGCTGGACCGCACTGTCATGTTCACCACAACCAGTGAATCACCAGCTGGAACTCAAACGGTtacattttcacagcagacGGCACGG ctgttTGATGAGGCATGGCACCAGCTGCGTCTGCTGGTCACTGAGGAGGATGTTACTCTGTATGTTGATGACCTGGAGGTAGAAACTCTACCCCTGGAGCCCCCTGTCGGCATTTTCATCAATGGAAAAACTCAAGTTggaaaatatgtgaaaaaggaaacaacagTACCA tTTGAAATTCAGAAACTTCGAATCTACTGTGACCCTGAGCAGAATAACCGAGAGACTGCATGTGAAATACCTGGAGTT TGCTCCAACAGTCCCGATTATGCTGAACCAACCCCAGAACCTTGTGTATGCCCTCCAGGTCCACCTGGACTTCCGGGAATAAAG GGGGAACAAGGAAGCGCTGGCAAACCTGGTCAGCTTGGACCTGCTGGTGCTGATGGTAAGCCT GGTCTCCCCGGCATTAGAGGGACTCCAGGGCTGCCAGGCCCACCAGGAGTACAG GGACCACGTGGGACAGACGGGTACAAAGGAGAGCAAGGGAGACCTGGTGTTTTG GGTGAGAGGGGCATGCCTGGATTACGAGGTCCACCTGGACAACCGGGAGTGAAG GGCTCAGTAGGATCTCCAGGAGTTTTAGGGTTACCAGGAAAACCTGGCCAACAG GGAGGAAAAGGAAGTATCGGACCTCCTGGGCCATCTGGTTATCCAGGAAAACCT GGCCCACCTggtagagatggaaaggatggaTTTCCAGGGGAACCTGGTcaaaag GGTGAAGCTGGACCCAGTGGTATTCCCGGGGTTGATGGAAGAGAAGGCCATCCt GGTTTACCTGGATTGCCAGGAATTGCAGGCATGGATGGACAAAAG GGGGAAGCTGGTTTTCCTGGGCTGAAGGGCTTCAAAGGATCCACTGGGCCACCT GGTGAGATGGGTTTACCTGGTGCACCTGGATTGAAAGGACCAATAGGACCCAAG GGCAGTAAGGGCGACAGTGGAAGTCCAGGTATACAAGGAACGCCAGGGCCTGCG ggCAGTGCAGGGGAACCAGGAATAGCAGGTGAGCCAGGGCACCCAGGCATGCCAGGCCTCGAAGGCAGCAAG GGACAAACAGGGAATCCAGGTGAACGAGGAGAAATG GGCTTGAAAGGTGAAAAGGGAGAGAATGGCCAGCCTGGGAATCAC GGGTCCAGTGGTCCAATGGGACTGAAAGGAGAG GGACAGCTGGGGATCCAGGGCAGAGAGGTCAAGAAGGTCAAGTGGGACGGCCGGGACAGCCGGGGCAGCAAGGTCCACCTGGTCCTCGAGGGATGCAGGGGGACACTGGTCCTCCGGGCCCACCTGGTCCTGAAAGAAGATCT GCAAGTGAAATGTCAGACAGTCATATTCGACAAATTTGCAGAGAGATGA